The following DNA comes from Lentibacillus sp. Marseille-P4043.
CTCATTGATTACAATCGTGGCATATATTTCTTTAATGGTTTTTTTTAATTTTTCCATTCCAATGAAGGATGAGAATTCCTGATCAATATGTGTAAACGGGCCATTTTCAACACGATTTATTTCTGTGCTATTTTCAATTTTTATGGCCTTTTTATCGTTGAACACAATATTAATTTGCCCATTTTTATTGCGTACCATTTGCGTTTCCACTTCATCACTCCTTCGTCACTTTAGTATACGCGTATCGTAAAATAGGTGTGACAAACGCCCATAACAGAAGTTAGAAATTAGAAGTGATATCGGTTCAAAATCACGCAAAACGGACACCCTGGAGAGTGTCCGTTAAACTTTTTTATTCTTTTTCTAGTGCCACGTTTTTAACAGGTGCAAATGTTGAAATGGCGTGTTTAAATATAAGTTGTTGCTTTCCGTCTGTTTCAAATAATACAGTAAAGTTATCGAAGGCCTTCACAATCCCTCGCAGCTGGAATCCATTTGTTAAAAATATGGTGACCGAAATGTGATCCTTTCTAAGTTGATTTAAAAAATTATCCTGAATGTTTACTGATTGTGCCATCGCATTTCCTCCTCTTTCTATCTGTATATATACTATT
Coding sequences within:
- the hfq gene encoding RNA chaperone Hfq, translated to MAQSVNIQDNFLNQLRKDHISVTIFLTNGFQLRGIVKAFDNFTVLFETDGKQQLIFKHAISTFAPVKNVALEKE